The proteins below are encoded in one region of Hordeum vulgare subsp. vulgare chromosome 3H, MorexV3_pseudomolecules_assembly, whole genome shotgun sequence:
- the LOC123444333 gene encoding HVA22-like protein f: MGVVGALARHLDSLVGPGIMLLYPLYASMRAIESPSSLDDQQWLTYWVLYSLITLFELSCWKALQWLPLWPYMKLLFCCWLVLPIFNGAAYIYETHVRRYFKIGQYVSPGYSERQRKVLQMMSLDARKSVERFIETHGPGALEKIIQAAEQEAKRA, from the exons ATGGGTGTTGTCGGTGCCCTTGCCAGGCATTTGGATTCCCTTGTTGG GCCAGGAATCATGCTGCTTTATCCGCT GTACGCGTCGATGCGCGCGATCGAGAGCCCTTCTTCCCTGGATGATCAGCAATGGCTCACCTACTGGGTGCTGTACTCCCTGATCACCCTCTTTGAGCTCTCATGCTGGAAGGCTCTCCAGTG GCTCCCTCTTTGGCCATACATGAAGCTCCTCTTCTGCTGCTGGCTGGTGCTGCCAATCTTCAACGGCGCGGCCTACATCTACGAGACGCACGTCCGGCGCTACTTCAAGATCGGCCAGTACGTGAGCCCCGGCTACAGCGAGAGGCAGAGGAAGGTGCTGCAGATGATGAGCCTCGACGCGCGCAAGTCCGTCGAGCGCTTCATCGAGACGCACGGCCCCGGCGCTCTGGAGAAGATCATCCAGGCC GCTGAGCAGGAAGCCAAGAGAGCCTAA